One part of the Eubalaena glacialis isolate mEubGla1 chromosome 19, mEubGla1.1.hap2.+ XY, whole genome shotgun sequence genome encodes these proteins:
- the LOC133080148 gene encoding large ribosomal subunit protein P1-like isoform X2, whose protein sequence is MASDSELTCIYSALILPENEVTVTALASVNIGSLIYNVGAGGPAPASGAAPAGGPAPSTTAAPAEEKKVEAEKEESEESDDDMGFGLFD, encoded by the exons ATGGCCTCCGACTCGGAGCTCACCTGCATCTACTCGGCCCTCATCCTGCCCGAAAATGAGGTGACAGTCACCG CTTTGGCCAGTGTCAACATCGGGAGCCTCATCTACAATGTGGGGGCAGGTGGACCTGCCCCAGCATCTGGGGCTGCACCGGCAGGAGGTCCTGCCCCCTCCACCACTGCTGCCCCAGCTGAGGAGAAGAAagtggaagcagagaaagaagaatCTGAAGAGTCTGATGATGACATGGGCTTTGGTCTTTTTGACTAA
- the LOC133080148 gene encoding large ribosomal subunit protein P1-like isoform X1 — MPGSPCLALTRTMASDSELTCIYSALILPENEVTVTEDKINALIKAASVNVELFWPGLFAKTLASVNIGSLIYNVGAGGPAPASGAAPAGGPAPSTTAAPAEEKKVEAEKEESEESDDDMGFGLFD; from the coding sequence ATGCCCGGCAGCCCCTGCCTAGCACTCACCCGCACCATGGCCTCCGACTCGGAGCTCACCTGCATCTACTCGGCCCTCATCCTGCCCGAAAATGAGGTGACAGTCACCGAGGATAAGATCAATGCTCTCATTAAAGCAGCCAGTGTAAATGTTGAACTTTTCTGGCCAGGCTTGTTTGCAAAGACTTTGGCCAGTGTCAACATCGGGAGCCTCATCTACAATGTGGGGGCAGGTGGACCTGCCCCAGCATCTGGGGCTGCACCGGCAGGAGGTCCTGCCCCCTCCACCACTGCTGCCCCAGCTGAGGAGAAGAAagtggaagcagagaaagaagaatCTGAAGAGTCTGATGATGACATGGGCTTTGGTCTTTTTGACTAA